One Salvia splendens isolate huo1 chromosome 22, SspV2, whole genome shotgun sequence DNA segment encodes these proteins:
- the LOC121787897 gene encoding GDSL esterase/lipase At5g08460-like, giving the protein MMMKVACLWILITAASLALEANGDATKYTAMYVFGDSLTDAGNNKHFIDSIAKADFLPYGIDFSEGPTGRFSNGKIVVDFIAEMVGLPLLPSYADVVAKGESILYGVNYASAGAGILPETGYRFGRVIPFEGQINNLRKTVDQLRGQLHGNEVSKYLANALVFVDIGANDYLNNYVQPIYYPSSHIYNVEQFADLLITLYTKHILEIQGLGLRKFLIVEASPIGCSPIRIHNMKCNATLNHMVAMFNTRLKSVVHDLKSNYPGSTFSYAPSFQVFTSLFDNAEAYGFKVKDKACCGGSAGSKGTKPVCFKNTVPCRNRNEYLFWDGAHPTEAGNRILTALLHNTTSF; this is encoded by the exons ATGATGATGAAAGTTGCATGTTTGTGGATTTTGATCACTGCTGCTTCTTTGGCATTGGAAGCAAATGGTGATGCTACAAAATATACGGCAATGTACGTATTTGGAGATTCACTAACGGATGCAGGAAACAACAAGCATTTCATCGACAGTATAGCAAAAGCCGACTTCCTTCCTTATGGTATTGATTTTAGTGAAGGGCCTACTGGAAGATTCTCCAATGGCAAAATCGTCGTAGACTTCATTG CGGAGATGGTGGGACTTCCTCTTCTTCCATCATATGCAGATGTTGTTGCAAAAGGAGAGAGCATTCTGTATGGAGTAAATTATGCCTCAGCTGGTGCAGGAATTCTTCCCGAAACAGGATATCGATTT GGGCGCGTCATCCCTTTCGAAGGACAGATTAACAACCTGAGGAAAACGGTGGATCAGTTGAGAGGGCAACTGCATGGGAATGAAGTGAGCAAGTATTTGGCAAATGCATTGGTTTTTGTGGATATTGGAGCAAATGACTACCTCAACAACTACGTGCAACCTATATACTACCCAAGCAGCCACATCTACAATGTTGAGCAATTTGCTGATCTCCTTATAACCCTCTATACAAAGCATATATTG GAAATCCAAGGTTTGGGCCTGAGGAAGTTCTTGATAGTAGAGGCGTCGCCTATAGGTTGCAGCCCTATAAGAATTCACAACATGAAGTGTAACGCCACATTAAATCACATGGTAGCAATGTTTAATACACGGCTGAAATCTGTTGTGCACGACCTCAAGTCAAACTACCCTGGATCTACATTCAGCTATGCACCGTCGTTTCAAGTGTTTACAAGCTTGTTCGATAATGCTGAGGCCTACG GGTTCAAGGTGAAGGACAAAGCTTGTTGTGGGGGCAGTGCTGGTTCAAAAGGAACAAAGCCTGTGTGTTTTAAAAATACAGTACCATGTCGGAATAGAAATGAGTACTTGTTCTGGGATGGTGCTCATCCTACTGAGGCTGGCAACCGAATTCTTACTGCCCTCCTTCACAACACTACCTCCTTTTGA